A stretch of DNA from Streptomyces rubradiris:
CGACCTCGCACGGGTTGTTCACCGTGCACCGCTCGCCGTCCTCGTTGCCGGTGTTGTTGACGGCGACGACCTTGCCGGTGGTGGCGTCTATCACCGGGGAACCCGAGGTGCCGCCGATGGTGTTGCAGGCGGAGGTGTAGCGGACCGAGTCCTTGAAGGTCCAGTCGCCCTCCTTCAGCCGGTACACGAACCCGTCGACGTTGCAGGAGTAGATCCGCTTCCAGTAGCCGGAGACCACCTTGATGGCGGTGCCGGCCACCGGGTGGGTGTCCTGCACGGTGAGCGGGCTGATGCCGTACGAGCTCTTGATCGCCGCGTACGTGGTGGTGGTGCGGTAGATCGTGACGTCCGTGTCGGTCATGGTCGAGTAGACGATCTGGTTCGCACGGAGGGTGGCGATCTTGGTGCCGGCGGAGTTCAGCAGGCCGAAGGTACGGCTGGAGGACTGGCCGGTGATGACCTGGCCGGCGCTCGGCATGCCGGTCTCCAGGCAGTGGCCGTTGGTCAGCACGAGGGCCGGGTCGGTGTCGGCGGAGCCCGGGAAGCGGATGACGGAGCCGGAGCAGTTGCTGAGCGAGACGGTGCCGGCGAAGTCGACGGTGACCGCGGCGGCCTTGGCGGAGTGCGGGGCGGTGGTCTGCGGGGCGGAGCTGTGCGGGGCGGCCAGCGCCGGGGTGGCGCCCAGGCCGACGGTCGCCACGGCCGAGAGCGCGGCAAGGAGAGGCTTGTTCACGTGGGGGTCCCCTCTTACGACGGGGGCGACCGGAGGTTGTCCGGCCGCCCACACGGTTGTCATGCGCATTGTCGGCAGCACGGAAGGGTGCCGACAAGAAGCCACGACAGGCCATAGGGGTTTCCCTCGGACCGCACACCGGAGGTTTGCGCCGGCCGTGGGGGGGGCGTTCACACCGGGAGGGGGGACGGTGGGGGGATCGGGTCTGCCGTGTGACGGGGAAGCACGTCAGCCAGGCGACGAAGGATCAGGTCGACTGCGGGACAGGGGATCACCTCGGCCTCGCGACGAAGATTCCGTCAAGCCGGGTGACGGCGGCTCCGCCGAGTCGCGCGAGGGGGGTTCCTGGCCGCGCGACGGAAGTCCCGCCGGGTGTGGCGGTCGGCTCACTTCCGGCGCGACGTGGTGACGACGGCTCCGAACAGGGCGAGGCCCTTGACGACGACACGCGGGGCGGCCGGACCGGCCGTGTCACGCCGCGCCCGTGCCTCGCGTCCGCCGAACACCCCGAACAGACCGAACCCCCTGACCTGGAGGTCGATGTCGTCCGGCACCACGATCTCGGTGCCGCCCCACAGGGCCACGGCCCGGATCACCGTCTCCGGCGCGGCGAAACGGGCCTCGGTCAGGTCGAGCCGGCCGCCGCCCCACATCGACCAGGCGGTGAACCGGGGCGGCACGACCCACCCGCCGTCCCGCCGGAACCCGCCGAACACGCCGAGCGCGAACCCGGACGCCGGTGCGCCGTCCCCCACTGCCGCGTCCCTGGGCCCGGGCGCGGGCAATCCGCTCCCGGCAGCCCGCAGTTCGCCCCGCGTCCGGGCGGCGTAGATCCGGTCGAGCCGGCCGTCGAGCTCGTCCAGCGGCAGCCGGCCGTCCGCCACGGCGTCCCGCACCCGCTCGACGACCCGCTCCCGCTCCTCCTCGGAGACGAGCACGTCGCGACCGGGTCCCGCCTGCCCGGCACGGTCGGGGCCGTACGCATGTTCACCCATGGGGACACTCTCCCATGTGGGCAACTCCCTTGGACGGCACAGCCGTTGGGCGCGCGGGACGCCGTACTGCACACAGAGAGCCGGACGCGCCCCTGCTCACTCCGTCCAGCGAGGCCACCTATGGCCGCCGTGGCCGTGGTGGGGGCCGCCCGGGCGGTAGGTCCGCGAGGCGGTGGGTGATGCGGTGGGCGAGGCCGTGGGGGCGGCGGACCGGGTGACAGAGGGCTCGGTGGTGGCCGGCCGGCCGCCGTCGGGGCCGCTCGCGGTGGTGCTCGGGCGCGGGGCGGCGGGGCGGGCGGGCGCGCTCGACGGCACGGCCACGGCGGGGCGGGTCGCGGTGGCCGGAGCCGACGCGGGCGGCGCGGTGGTGGGCACGGCAGCACCGGCGCCCGCGCCGCCCGTGCCCTCGCCTTCGCCGTCCGTGCCGTCGTCGTGCTTCGTGGGGGCGTCGGCGGTCCGGCCGCCGCCGGCGTGGCGGGACCCGTCCGGGGAGCCGGAACCGGACAGCGCGGCGATCACCGCGACGGTGCCGGCCACCGCCGCGAGGGCACCGCCGCCGACCACCGCGCGCCGGCGTCCGCCCGCGCGCCGCCGCGCCCGCCCACGCCCGGCCCGGCGCGCCCCGGCCCCCGCGAGTTCCGGCGGCGCGGGCTCGGCCGGGCCGCCGGGCACCCCGGCCACCGGAGGCAGCTCGCGTGTCGCGTCGTAGTCGTTCTGCCAGCCGTGCGCGGCGGCCGGGTCGGCGTACTGCTCGTACGCGGGGGCCGGAGCCGGCAGCGGGTGGTACACGTTCGGCCGGACACCGAGCGCGCCGCCCGCTCCCTGCGGCACGTGCGCCTCCGCTTCGTACTCCCGTTCCGTGGACATGTCAGCGGATTCTAGGGACGCAAGACCCCTGGAAGACATTCGGCGGCGCCCTCCGGGCATCCCCGTGTCCCGGGTGGTGGAAAACACCGCCCATGAGGCACGAGGGGGCCGTAAGCTCACGGACATGCAGGTGATCCAGTCGACCAAGCTCGCCAACGTCTGTTACGAGATCCGGGGCCCGGTTCTCGAAGAGGCCATGCGGCTGGAGGCGGCGGGCCATCGCATCCTCAAGCTCAACACCGGCAACCCGGCCGCCTTCGGCTTCGAGTGCCCCCCGGAGATCCTGGAGGACATCCTCCGCAACGTCTCCACGGCGCACGGCTACGGCGACGCCAAGGGTCTGCTCGCCGCCCGCCGCGCGGTCGTGATGCACAACCAGACCATCGGCATCGAGACGGACGTCGAGCACGTCTTCATCGGCAACGGCGTCTCCGAGCTGATCGTGATGGCGATGCAGGCCCTGCTGGACGACGGCGACGAGGTCCTGGTGCCGGCCCCGGACTATCCGCTGTGGACGGCGGCCGTCTCCCTGTCCGGGGGAACGGCGGTGCACTACCGCTGCGACGAGCAGTCCGACTGGATGCCCGACCTGGCCGACATAGAGCGCAAGGTCACCGACCGCACCAAGGCGATCGTCATCATCAACCCGAACAACCCCACGGGCGCGGTGTACGACGCGGGGGTGCTCAAGGGGCTGACGGACATCGCCCGCCGGCACAACCTGCTGGTCTGCTCGGACGAGATCTACGACAAGATCCTCTACGACGGCACCACGCACACCCCGACCGCGAAGGTCGCCCCCGATCTGCTCACCCTCACCTTCAACGGCATGTCGAAGGCGTACCGGGTGGCCGGCTACCGCGTCGGCTGGATGTCGGTCTCCGGCCCGCGCGCCCACGCCGACTCCTACATCGAGGGCCTGACGATCCTGGCGAACATGCGGCTGTGCGCCAACATGCCGGGTCAGCACGGGGTGGTCGCCGCGCTCGGCGGGCGTCAGTCGATCAACGACCTGGTGCTGCCGGGCGGGCGGCTGAAGGAGCAGATGGACGTCGCCTACGACCTGCTCACCTCGATCCCGGGCGTCAGCTGCGTACGGCCCAAGGGCGCGCTGTACCTCTTCCCCCGGCTCGACCCGAAGGTCTTCAAGGTCAAGGACGACCGGCAGCTGGTCCTGGACCTGCTGCGGCAGGAGAAGATCATGGTCGTCCACGGCACCGGCTTCAACTGGCCGGAGCCCGATCACTTCCGGGTGGTGACCCTGCCGACGGTCGGCGACCTCCGGGACGCCGTCACCCGCATCGGCACCTTCCTGGACGGATACGGCCAGCCGTAACCGGCGGACCGCGTTCCGTGACTCGAATCAACTTTAGACGAAATCCAATGTAGGATGGTTTCCTGTCAGAGCACAGGAGGCCATCCCCATGTACGAACCGATCCGCTCCAAGTCGGTCCACAGCACGATGGCCGGCACCTCCTGCGACTTCCCCCACCGGTCGCGCGAGGAGGAGCTGGACATCCAGCTCGCCGGACACCTCGCCGCGCTGCTCGCGGTCACCGACGAACTGCGCGCCCTGACCCCGTCCGCCGACCTGGACACCGCCGCGGAACGCCTCGCGGCCCAGGTGGCCCGGCTGCGCGGCGGCCGTACGCCGCTGCGCGCGGCACCGGCCGCGGCGGGCGACCCGGCCGCACTGCACCGGCGGGCGCACACGCTCGCCGGACGCGCCCTCGTGGTCGCCGCCTCCCGCGCGGACACCGCCGTGGCGATCCTCACGGCCGAGCGGATGGACGCCCACGCCGCCGGGACCGACCCGAAGACGCTCAGCCCGGCCCACTGACCCCGCCGAGGGGTCCCCCTGTCGGCCCCGGTCCGCGCGCACCCGCAGCGACGCGCGGACCGGGCGCCATCCACCTCACCGCCGGCTCCGGCCGGTGCCTTCGCCGCGCCCGGTACACCTCCGGGAGCAGGCAGCACGGAACACGAACGGACGGCCGTCCCGCGCGCCGCGGTCAGGCGGACGCGGCGAGGAGCCGCAGCGCCTCCTCGGACGCCGAGCCCGGTTCGGCGCCGAGGACGACCAGACGCTGCCCCGGGTCGGCCGGAAGGTCCATGACCTCCTCGCCCAGGGTGCTCCCGGCGCAGTCCCGGTACCTGGCGGCGGGCACCCAGCGGGCGCAGCCCCACGTCCCGCGGCCGGAGCCGGTGCCGGCGGGAGGGCAGGAAGGCGCCCGGTTCCGAGGCGCGTCGCATACCGTCACGCCGCATACACCCACTGTG
This window harbors:
- a CDS encoding pyridoxal phosphate-dependent aminotransferase: MQVIQSTKLANVCYEIRGPVLEEAMRLEAAGHRILKLNTGNPAAFGFECPPEILEDILRNVSTAHGYGDAKGLLAARRAVVMHNQTIGIETDVEHVFIGNGVSELIVMAMQALLDDGDEVLVPAPDYPLWTAAVSLSGGTAVHYRCDEQSDWMPDLADIERKVTDRTKAIVIINPNNPTGAVYDAGVLKGLTDIARRHNLLVCSDEIYDKILYDGTTHTPTAKVAPDLLTLTFNGMSKAYRVAGYRVGWMSVSGPRAHADSYIEGLTILANMRLCANMPGQHGVVAALGGRQSINDLVLPGGRLKEQMDVAYDLLTSIPGVSCVRPKGALYLFPRLDPKVFKVKDDRQLVLDLLRQEKIMVVHGTGFNWPEPDHFRVVTLPTVGDLRDAVTRIGTFLDGYGQP
- a CDS encoding DUF1707 domain-containing protein, with translation MGEHAYGPDRAGQAGPGRDVLVSEEERERVVERVRDAVADGRLPLDELDGRLDRIYAARTRGELRAAGSGLPAPGPRDAAVGDGAPASGFALGVFGGFRRDGGWVVPPRFTAWSMWGGGRLDLTEARFAAPETVIRAVALWGGTEIVVPDDIDLQVRGFGLFGVFGGREARARRDTAGPAAPRVVVKGLALFGAVVTTSRRK
- a CDS encoding S1 family peptidase, whose translation is MNKPLLAALSAVATVGLGATPALAAPHSSAPQTTAPHSAKAAAVTVDFAGTVSLSNCSGSVIRFPGSADTDPALVLTNGHCLETGMPSAGQVITGQSSSRTFGLLNSAGTKIATLRANQIVYSTMTDTDVTIYRTTTTYAAIKSSYGISPLTVQDTHPVAGTAIKVVSGYWKRIYSCNVDGFVYRLKEGDWTFKDSVRYTSACNTIGGTSGSPVIDATTGKVVAVNNTGNEDGERCTVNNPCEVDASGNVTVRQGINYAQQTYNIPACFTTGNRLNLSAAGCTLPKP